The following nucleotide sequence is from Gymnodinialimonas sp. 202GB13-11.
CAACAAGATCAGGTGCCGGGCATCGGGGTGCCGCGCGAGCGCATGAGCCAGCCCTTCGCGGAACCGGTCGAGGGGGTCGAGGTCGATGATCGTCTCGCCCTCGGGGACGATGTGCAGATCGGTGAAGATCAGGGCTTTGTCGAAATGCTCTCCCATATCGGGACGGTGCCGCAAGGGGCGCGGCGGGGCAAGACCCGAGCTTTAGCCCGCGCTGATGTCCACGTCGTCGATCGCGTAGAATTCATCGGATGTAGGCTCGGTCGAGTTGGAGCCGACGCCAAAGGTGATCGTCTCGCCGGGGTCTTCGACCGTGATTGTGTAAGTCGCGCGGCTGTCATGGCCGTGGGAGCCGGAACCCATGGGATCGTTGGTATATTGCTGATCCACGGTCACGGAAATGCCGGGCACTGCGGGGGCAGAGGTGGTGATGTTGCCGTGGTTGTCGGCATAGATCGCAACCGCTTGGCCGTTCACGAAAACGGTCGCAGGCGCGCCGGAGAGGTCATCAACGCCAATCAGGTCGAATGTGATGGTCGCGTTGGTGGCCCCGGAGGGTATGGCGGCGGACGTTGTGGCCAGCACGCCCGGCCCCAGTTGCAGAACATTTCCAAAGCCTGCGAGGTTGACCATCTGGCCGCCGGACCAACCGGCGGAGCCTGAAGAAAAGGTGTCAGAGAAGATGGAGCTGAGATTGCTGAAGGGCGAAGCGCCGACCTGCACATTGGCGAGGCTGTTGGCGATGTCACCTGTCAGGTTCTCAATCCCGCTGGACAGCACCGCCATGGTGGCAAGGCCAAGCCCGACAAGTCCACCGGTCAGGAGAACCCAATCGACGGTGACAGCACCGCTTTCATCCGTGGCAAATTCCGCAAACATCGTCCGCGCGCTTAGCTCCGCAACACGCCCCTGCAACATAGTAAACAGGGAGAGTTGGGCGGAAATATGACCGTCTTTACGGCCAGTTGGCCGGTATCGGGTTGGATGTGAGGCTTTGCCACAGGTATTCGTTGCCGGGCTGGGCCGCGATCACACGGGTGGTGAAATTGCCGTAGAGGCCTTCGGGCGCGGGCAGGGACCAATCGCGGATCGCCCCGCGCGGGAAGGTAACACGGTCGCCTTGGCTCCAATTGCCGAGGTTGAAGGGCTGGTTGTTTAGGAAGCCTTCAAAACTGCCATCGGGCAATTGGCGGAAATTGCCGACCCAGATGATCTCGTTACCGAGGTCTTCGGGGAAGGTCTGGAAGGCGACCTTGAGGGAGCCGGTCTGCGCGATGCCGTTTTCATCGAGGACTTCGGTCAGAAAGCCGGGCAGGGAGCGCTGCGCCTCCAAGATCGCGGCGTTCATGGTCGGATCGGTTCCTTCGAAGAATTCGAGGCCGTCTGGGGCGGCAACGGGAGGATCGACCTTTTGGGCAGTTGCGGGGCTGGCGAGGAGGAGGAGCGCAAGGGCGAGGCGGAGAAGCGGCATTATTTCCAATCCGGTGGCAGGATGTCGGGCATCAGGGTGGCGAGGAATTCGGGATTATCTTGGGCAATCGCCTGCGCGCGGGCGCTTATGTAGCCCCAATGGCGGCCATCGGGCGCGACAAAGCCCCAATCGGCTAGGGCCACCTCGCTGACCGTGATGGGCGTGCCTGCGGGCAGGTTGGGGTTGGTGGCGGAGCCGGTAATGAGGAGGCCGCGGAATTGGCCATCGGCGTCGCGGCTGATCTGGTTCACCCAGAGGAATTCGGCGTTGGGGGAATTGGGTGGGGAGCGGACGGCAAACAAAAGCTGCGCGTTCGGGTGGCCGGTGCCGTCCGTGTCGAAGGCTTGATCCATGAAGGTTGGAAGAGTGGCGTCCAGCAGACGGTAGATCATGTCTATGGGGGTTTCGCCGGGCAGAAGTTCAGCCGCTTGCGAGTGGGCCTGCACGGTCGCGTTGAACAGGAGAAGGGCAAGAAGCAGCGCGCGCATGGGGTCAGTTCCAGTCAGCCGGGATGGGGTCTGGCATCAAGGATATCATAACGCCGCCGCCATCGGGGGCGGTTTCTGCGAAGCGTCGGCTTTGGAATGCGCCGTAGAAGCGGCCTTCGGTCTGCGGGGTGACAAGTTGCCAATCCCAGATTTGGTCGGTGGTGAAGGAGTAGGTTTCCCCGAAGAGGTGGGAGTGGTGGGAGAGGGAGTTGTGGACGACGGTGCCTTCGTAACGCCCGTCGCCGAGGTCGCGGATGCCACGCATCGGCTCGATGGAGCCGTTGGGGCAGTCGGGGGTGAGGGTTCCGGGGAGATGGACGGAGAGGGTGAGGTGCTCGGGGGCGGTGCCGTCGGTGAAGGCGTTGCGGACGACGGCAGGGAAGGTCTCGCGGGCCGGGCCGGGGTCGTAGAGGGAGATGGCGGGTGGGGAAGATTGGCAACGGGGCTGTGCCGAGAGCGGTGCTGCTGCGAGGAGGGCCTGCGCGGCGAACAGCGCAGATCCGAGGAGGAGGGCGAGACGCACCCCTAGCGCTCCAACCTCGCGATGTGACCAGCGGCGGCAAGCATGGCGGTGCCGCCGAGGCGGTCGACCCAGCGGCTGGCGGTGTCGCCCTGCATCCGCTCAGCCCCGAGGGCGGCGAGTGCGCCATAGGCCCATATGATGCAGAAATCGAGAAACGCGCATGTTGCGGCGAGCAGGAGGAATTGCGGCAGCACGTCCATCGTCGGGTCGATGAACTGCGGAAAGAGCGCACCGTAGAACAAGATTGCCTTGGGCGAGGTCCCGGCCACTACGAAGCCTTGACGGAGTTGGCCGAACGGAGTCAGGCCGCGTGTAGCGGGCAGGTCATGGCTGGGCGCGGTGCCGTTGAAAGAGCGGCGGATCATGGAAAAGCCGAGCCAGGCCAAATAGGCTACGCCTGCGACCTTGATGATTGAGAACAGGATCGCCGATTGCGACAGGATCAGGCCGAGGCCTGCAACGGCGGCGATCATCTGGATCATGTTGGCCGAGATGTCGCCTAGTGCGGTCAGCCCCGCGCGGCCCGCGCCGTATTTCGCGCCGTGGACAAGGCTGAGCGTGACGGAGGGGCCGGGCGTGACCAGCACGACGGCCACGAGGGCGAGGAAAGCGAGGTAGGTTTGCGTTTCCATGGGGTTACTCCAGCTCCACCAGTAGATCCTTCGCGTCGATCTGGCCACCCGGGGTGACGTGAACCGCCTTGATCACGGCGTCCTTTTCGGCGTGCAGACCCGTCTCCATCTTCATCGCTTCGATGGTCAGCAGCAGCGTGCCTGCGGCGACCTTTTGGCCCGCTTGGACGCCGACGCTGGCCACCACGCCCGGCATCGGTGCGCCGATATGGTTGGCGTTTCCGGCCTCGGCCTTTGGCCGCGCGGCCTTGCCGCCGCCTGCGATGCGGTTGGGGACGCGGACGGTGCGGGGTTGGCCGTTGAGCTCGAAGAACACGCGGACCTCGCCTTCGTCGTTGGTCTCGCCCACAGCGACGAGGCGGATGACGAGGGTGACGCCGGGGTCGATCTCGGCCTCGATTTCTTCGCCCTGGTCCATGCCGTAGAAGAAGGTCTTGGTGGGCAGGGTGCGGACGGGGCCGTATTCGGCGTGGCGGGTGGCGTAGTCGGTGAAGACCTTAGGATACATCAGGTATCCGTTGAGGTCTTCGTCGTCGATGTCGACGCCAAGCTGCGCGGCGAGGTCCTTGCGCGTGGCCTCGATATCCACGGGGTCGAGGTGCTTGCCGGGGCGCTCGAGGTTGGGCTTCTCGCCCTTCAGCGCCTTCTTGACGATGGCCTTGGGGAAGCCGTTGGGGGGCTGACCCAGATCACCCTTGAGCATCCCGATGACGGAGTCAGGGAAGGAGACTTCGGTGTTCGGGTCTTCGACCTGTGCGCGGTCGAGGCCTTGGGAGACCATCATCAGGGCCATGTCGCCCACGACCTTGGACGATGGCGTGACCTTCACGATATCGCCGAACATCTGGTTCACGTCGGCGTACATCTGCGCCACTTCGTGCCAGCGTTCCTCCAGCCCCATGGAGCGGGCCTGCGCCTTGAGGTTGGTGAACTGGCCGCCGGGCATTTCGTGCAGGTAGACCTCTGAGGCAGGGGCCTGCATGCCGGATTCAAACGCCGCGTAGTGGAAGCGGACTGCTTCCCAATAGTCCGAGATCTGGCGGATCGCGCCGATGTCGAGGCCGGTGTCACGCTCGGTGAAGCGGAGGGATTCAACGATGGTGCCGAGGGTAGCCTGAGACGTGTTGCCCGAGAGCGCGTCCATCGCGCAATCGACGGCGTCCACGCCGGCCTCGGACGCGCGCAGGATGGTGCCGCAGGCGGAGCCAGCGGTGTCGTGGGTGTGGAAGTGGATCGGCAGGTCCACGGCATCTTTGAGGGCGGGGATCAGGACCTCCGCCGCGGCGGGGCGCAGGAGGCCTGCCATGTCTTTCAGGCCGAGGACGTGGGCGCCTGCCTTTTCCAGCTCCTTCGCCATGTCGACGTAATATTTCACGTCATACTTGGCGCGGTCGGGGTCGAGGATGTTGCCGGTGTAGCAGATCGTGCCTTCGACGATCTTGCCGGTCTCGCCCACGGCATCCATGGCGACGCGCATGTTTTCGACCCAGTTGAGGCTGTCGAAGATGCGGAAGACGTCGACGCCGCTTTCGGCCGCCTGTTTGGCGAAGCCTTGGACGACGTTGTCGGGGTAGTTCGTGTAGCCCACGCCGTTCGAGGCGCGCAGAAGCATCTGCGTCATGATGTTGGGCATCTTCGCGCGGATGTCGCGCAGGCGCTGCCAGGGGCATTCCTGCAGGAAGCGGTAGGCCACGTCGAAGGTGGCCCCGCCCCAGCATTCGACGGAGAAAAGCTGGCTCAGGTTTTCAGCGTAGGCGGGCGCGACCTTGATCATGTCGAGGGACCGCATGCGGGTCGCGAGGAGGCTTTGGTGCCCGTCGCGCATGGTGGTGTCGGTGATGAGCAGTTGTTTCTGCGCCTTCATCCACTTGGCGACAGCCTCGGGGCCTTTTTCGTCCAGCAGGTTGCGCGTGCCGGGGGGCGGTGCGTCGTAGGAGACCTGTGGCGCGCGGGCGGGCTTGATGTCGGCGGGCGGCATCGGGCGGCCTTGGGTTTCGGGGTGGCCGTTGACGGTGATGTCGGCGACGTAGCGCAGGATCTTGGTGGCCCGGTCACGGCGGGGGCGGAAATCGAAAAGCTCCGGCGTCTCGTCGATGAACTTGGTGTGGTACTGGTAATTCAGGAACGTCGGGTGCTTCAGGAGGTTTTCCACGAAGGCGATATTGGTCGACACGCCGCGGATACGGAATTCGCGCAAGGCGCGGTCCATGCGCGCGATGGCAGCGTCGGGGGTGGGGGCCCAAGCGGTGACCTTTTCCAGCAGGCTGTCGTAATAGCGCGTGATGACCGCGCCGGAATAAGCGGTGCCGCCATCAAGCCGGATGCCCATGCCCGTGGCGCCGCGATAGGCGGTGATGCGGCCATAGTCGGGGATGAAATTGTTGGCGGGGTCCTCGGTCGTCACACGGCACTGGATCGCGTGGCCGTCGAGTTTCACGTCGTATTGCGAGGCGACGCCGGTGGCGCCCGCGAGCATCTTGCCCTCGGCAATGAGGATCTGCGCGCGGACGATGTCGATGCCGGTGACTTCCTCGGTCACGGTGTGTTCGACCTGTACGCGGGGGTTCACTTCGATGAAGTAGAAATTGCCCGTGTCCATATCCATCAGGAATTCGACGGTGCCCGCGCATTCGTAGTTCACATGTTCGCAGATCTTCTTGCCCAAGAGGCAGATCTCGTTGCGTTGCATGTCCGTGAGGTAGGGGGCGGGCGCGCGTTCCACGACCTTCTGGTTGCGGCGCTGGACCGAGCAGTCGCGTTCATAAAGGTGGTAGATATTGCCGTGGCTGTCGCCGAGGATTTGAACCTCCACATGGCGGGCGCGGAGGATCATCTTTTCGAGATAGCCCTCGCCGTTGCCAAAGGCGGCTTCAGCCTCGCGGCGGCCCTCCAGCACCTTTTCCTCAAGCTCGTCCTCGCTGGCGATGGGCCGCATCCCGCGCCCGCCGCCGCCCCAGGAGGCTTTGAGCATCAAGGGATAACCGATCTCAGCCGCTTCCTTCTTGATCGCGGCCATATCGTCGCCAAGCACTTCGGTCGCCGGGATGACCGGCACGCCCGCCTCAATCGCCACACGGCGGGCTGAGGCCTTGTCGCCCAAGGCGCGCATCGTCTCGGCCTTTGGGCCGATGAAAGTGATGCCGTTTTCAAAGCAGGCATCGACGAAATCGGGGTTCTCAGACAGCAGACCATAGCCCGGATGGATGGCATCTGCGCCGCATTGCTTGGCGACGCGGATGATTTCCTCGATGGAGAGGTAGGCCGCGACCGGGCCGAGGCCCTCGCCGATCTTGTAGGCTTCGTCGGCCTTGAAGCGATGCAGGCTGAGTTTGTCTTCCTCCGCGTAGACAGCGACGGTGCGTTTGCCCAATTCATTGGCGGCGCGCATCACGCGGATCGCGATTTCACCGCGGTTTGCAACGAGGATTTTCTGGAATTCAGCCATGGGTGCACGTCCCTCAAGTAGCGAAGCGATAGGGCGGTCGGTGTGCCCCTTCGCAGTTGCAGCAAATCTGTAAGGGGCGTGTGACCCGAGGGCAAGCGAGACGGTGCTGTTAGCGTTCGCAACAGCACAGCGTGAAACGAATTTCTAACGATTTGACGTTACTTCACACCGATAGCCACAAAGGCGAGGAGCTTTGCGCATGCATCGCGTCATCTACCGAAGCCGCGCCACGCGGTACTTTTCAGCGCAAGGCATCGAGGCGTTGAGCGCAACATGCCGACGCAACAATGCCGGGCTTGAGCTGACGGGCATTCTTGTGTTCCACGAAGGGCGCTTCTTTCAGGTATTGGAAGGGGAAGATACCGCGCTGTTGTCCGTGATGCAGGCTATCACGAAAGACGCGCGGCATACGCAGCTGGAATTGCTGGAACATGGCCCGGTTGAGCGGCGCGCGTTTCAGAGCTGGCGGATGGGTTACGCCATGCCAGAGGGGCTTGAAAGGCCGCCACTTGCTGCCTTTTCAATCAGGGATCTGCTGTCGCCGGACAGCCAGTATCGGGGGCGGGATGCCAGCGTCCGCGATCACGTGCGGCTTTTCTTGTCCAGTTTGCAGAAGCTTCCCAGCCGAGCAACCGGTTAGGGGCGTGCCGCGCGCAATCGGAAAGGTTGCGTCATTTGCCAGCGGATCAGGTAGTTTTCGTCAAACACGTGATATGCCACGCCGTGATGGCGGCTGACGGTTTCGATCTGGTATTCGTACTGGCTCTCGATTCCGTCTGTATCGACCAAGACCACCATCGGCTCTAACCCGGCCTCAATTGCATTGAAGGTCGCTTGATGGACGCTGTCATAGGCGCCACGGGTCTGATCCAAGCCAACCTCGATGGCATGCGTATCCGTTATGCAATCCACCCTAACGTGGGAGGAGATGGCATGCAGATCGTAGGGGACCCGCTGTTCGGGTTCGCCCCCCAATAGGGCGCATAGGATCAGAATGGCATCGGCCTCGGTCATGAGAACGATATAGGAACATTCTGTTAGGATGTTAACCCTTCGTTAAGACATTGGTTAACGGATCCTGGCGCACTCTGCTGTTT
It contains:
- a CDS encoding DUF2314 domain-containing protein, translated to MPLLRLALALLLLASPATAQKVDPPVAAPDGLEFFEGTDPTMNAAILEAQRSLPGFLTEVLDENGIAQTGSLKVAFQTFPEDLGNEIIWVGNFRQLPDGSFEGFLNNQPFNLGNWSQGDRVTFPRGAIRDWSLPAPEGLYGNFTTRVIAAQPGNEYLWQSLTSNPIPANWP
- a CDS encoding DUF2314 domain-containing protein, yielding MRALLLALLLFNATVQAHSQAAELLPGETPIDMIYRLLDATLPTFMDQAFDTDGTGHPNAQLLFAVRSPPNSPNAEFLWVNQISRDADGQFRGLLITGSATNPNLPAGTPITVSEVALADWGFVAPDGRHWGYISARAQAIAQDNPEFLATLMPDILPPDWK
- a CDS encoding LysE family translocator gives rise to the protein METQTYLAFLALVAVVLVTPGPSVTLSLVHGAKYGAGRAGLTALGDISANMIQMIAAVAGLGLILSQSAILFSIIKVAGVAYLAWLGFSMIRRSFNGTAPSHDLPATRGLTPFGQLRQGFVVAGTSPKAILFYGALFPQFIDPTMDVLPQFLLLAATCAFLDFCIIWAYGALAALGAERMQGDTASRWVDRLGGTAMLAAAGHIARLER
- a CDS encoding pyruvate carboxylase, translating into MAEFQKILVANRGEIAIRVMRAANELGKRTVAVYAEEDKLSLHRFKADEAYKIGEGLGPVAAYLSIEEIIRVAKQCGADAIHPGYGLLSENPDFVDACFENGITFIGPKAETMRALGDKASARRVAIEAGVPVIPATEVLGDDMAAIKKEAAEIGYPLMLKASWGGGGRGMRPIASEDELEEKVLEGRREAEAAFGNGEGYLEKMILRARHVEVQILGDSHGNIYHLYERDCSVQRRNQKVVERAPAPYLTDMQRNEICLLGKKICEHVNYECAGTVEFLMDMDTGNFYFIEVNPRVQVEHTVTEEVTGIDIVRAQILIAEGKMLAGATGVASQYDVKLDGHAIQCRVTTEDPANNFIPDYGRITAYRGATGMGIRLDGGTAYSGAVITRYYDSLLEKVTAWAPTPDAAIARMDRALREFRIRGVSTNIAFVENLLKHPTFLNYQYHTKFIDETPELFDFRPRRDRATKILRYVADITVNGHPETQGRPMPPADIKPARAPQVSYDAPPPGTRNLLDEKGPEAVAKWMKAQKQLLITDTTMRDGHQSLLATRMRSLDMIKVAPAYAENLSQLFSVECWGGATFDVAYRFLQECPWQRLRDIRAKMPNIMTQMLLRASNGVGYTNYPDNVVQGFAKQAAESGVDVFRIFDSLNWVENMRVAMDAVGETGKIVEGTICYTGNILDPDRAKYDVKYYVDMAKELEKAGAHVLGLKDMAGLLRPAAAEVLIPALKDAVDLPIHFHTHDTAGSACGTILRASEAGVDAVDCAMDALSGNTSQATLGTIVESLRFTERDTGLDIGAIRQISDYWEAVRFHYAAFESGMQAPASEVYLHEMPGGQFTNLKAQARSMGLEERWHEVAQMYADVNQMFGDIVKVTPSSKVVGDMALMMVSQGLDRAQVEDPNTEVSFPDSVIGMLKGDLGQPPNGFPKAIVKKALKGEKPNLERPGKHLDPVDIEATRKDLAAQLGVDIDDEDLNGYLMYPKVFTDYATRHAEYGPVRTLPTKTFFYGMDQGEEIEAEIDPGVTLVIRLVAVGETNDEGEVRVFFELNGQPRTVRVPNRIAGGGKAARPKAEAGNANHIGAPMPGVVASVGVQAGQKVAAGTLLLTIEAMKMETGLHAEKDAVIKAVHVTPGGQIDAKDLLVELE
- a CDS encoding BLUF domain-containing protein, yielding MHRVIYRSRATRYFSAQGIEALSATCRRNNAGLELTGILVFHEGRFFQVLEGEDTALLSVMQAITKDARHTQLELLEHGPVERRAFQSWRMGYAMPEGLERPPLAAFSIRDLLSPDSQYRGRDASVRDHVRLFLSSLQKLPSRATG